A stretch of Lathyrus oleraceus cultivar Zhongwan6 chromosome 6, CAAS_Psat_ZW6_1.0, whole genome shotgun sequence DNA encodes these proteins:
- the LOC127095447 gene encoding ATP-dependent Clp protease proteolytic subunit-related protein 2, chloroplastic codes for MAVSPYAAVSTPRVCSPPSVSTKIYSGLKLQSSRSFGASSVSSSVNAQFFGKVNKVLSFRYANQKPVRAQFLMMPIGTPRVRYKTPGEDSWQWIDLWNALVSCYI; via the exons ATGGCGGTTTCACCTTACGCCGCCGTTTCAACCCCTCGTGTTTGTTCTCCACCTAG TGTTTCCACTAAAATCTACTCTGGATTGAAACTCCAATCTTCAC GTTCTTTTGGAGCGTCTTCCGTTTCATCTAGCGTAAATGCTCAGTTTTTCGGTAAAGTTAACAAAGTTCTCAGTTTCCG GTATGCTAACCAGAAGCCAGTTAGGGCACAATTTCTAATGATGCCCATTGGAACTCCTAGAGTACGCTATAAAACACCTGGTGAAGATTCTTGGCAATGGATTGATTTATGGAATGCCCTTGTAAGTTGTTATATCTGA